Proteins co-encoded in one Erinaceus europaeus chromosome 2, mEriEur2.1, whole genome shotgun sequence genomic window:
- the ZNF329 gene encoding zinc finger protein 329 isoform X2, with protein sequence MTAQNVPEEQTSCGMEMEGFTREASHFPVFCDDWDYKNQEGHLKQSVLIQENPGTCEVICDYPGFGEHFNVCSDRVPSPRISIAKGFHICDSDVKSMDCEPIFNACQKSYASKKTGGRNVCGKAFIHSMEMIQFARNETRERPCKYPDKSFNHFAPVGEQDVVKIGKELYESKDLANIFPLSSPLNENGKSHPGDKVYNCSECGKCFKRNSSLVLHHRTHTGEKPYSCNECGKSFSKNYNLIVHQRIHTGEKPYKCSKCGKAFSDGSALTQHQRIHTGEKPYECLECGKTFNRNSSLILHQRTHTGEKPYRCNECGKPFTDISHLTVHLRIHTGERPYECSRCGKAFRDGSYLTQHERIHTGEKPFECVECGKSFNRNSHLIVHQKIHTGEKPYECKECGKTFIESAYLIRHQRIHTGEKPYGCDQCQKLFRNIAGLIRHQRTHTGEKPYECNQCGKAFRDSSCLTKHQRIHTKETPYHCPECDAEDSFQKANF encoded by the exons ATGACAGCTCAAAATGTTCCTGAGGAACAGACATCATGTGGCATGGAAATGGAAGGATTTACCAGGGAGGCTTCCCATTTCCCTGTGTTTTGTGACGATTGGGATTACAAAAACCAGGAAGGGCATTTGAAGCAATCAGTCTTAATTCAGGAGAACCCAGGGACTTGTGAAGTAATTTGTGATTATCCTGGATTTGGGGAACATTTTAATGTATGTTCAGACCGTGTGCCATCTCCAAGAATTTCTATAGCAAAAGGCTTTCATATATGTGACTCAGATGTTAAAAGTATGGATTGTGAACCAATCTTTAAtgcttgtcagaaaagttatgcatCTAAGAAAACTGGTGGCAGGAATGTCTGTGGGAAAGCCTTCATCCATTCTATGGAAATGATTCAGTTTGCAAGAAATGAAACAAGAGAGAGACCTTGTAAGTACCCTGATAAGTCTTTCAACCATTTTGCCCCCGTTGGCGAACAAGATGTCGTAAAAATTGGTAAGGAACTTTATGAAAGCAAAGACTTGGCAAATATCTTTCCCCTGAGTTCACCTCTTAATGAAAATGGCAAGAGTCACCCAGGAGATAAAGTGTATAATTGCAGTGAATGTGGTAAGTGCTTCAAACGGAATTCTTCTCTTGTTCTACACCACCGTactcacactggagagaaaccaTATTCCTGTAATGAATGTGGTAAGTCTTTCTCTAAGAACTACAATCTAATTGTGCATCAAAGAATTCATACAGGAGAAAAGCCCTATAAGTGCAGTAAGTGTGGAAAAGCCTTTAGTGATGGGTCAGCTCTGACACAACATCAGAGGATTCACACAggggagaaaccctatgaatgtctAGAATGTGGAAAAACCTTTAACCGAAACTCATCCCTGATTTTGCATCAAAGGACTCATACAGGGGAAAAACCATATAGATGCAATGAATGTGGGAAGCCTTTCACTGACATCTCCCACCTCACCGTGCATCTCAGAATCCACACGGGAGAGAGACCTTATGAGTGTAGCAGGTGTGGAAAGGCTTTCCGAGATGGCTCCTACCTCACACAGCACGAGAGGATTCACACTGGAGAAAAACCTTTTGAATGTGTGGAGTGTGGGAAATCCTTTAACCGTAACTCTCATCTCATCGTCCATCAAAAAATCCACACTGGAGAGAAGCCATATGAGTGCAAAGAATGCGGGAAGACTTTCATCGAGAGTGCTTACCTCATCAGGCACCAGAGAATCCACACCGGCGAGAAGCCCTATGGCTGTGACCAGTGTCAGAAGCTCTTCAGGAACATTGCTGGCCTCATCAGGCACCAGAGGACTCACACTGGTGAGAAGCCCTATGAGTGTAACCAGTGTGGCAAAGCTTTTAGGGACAGCTCCTGTCTGACCAAGCATCAGAGAATTCACACCAAGGAGACTCCCTACCACTGTCCAGAATGTG ATGCCGAGGACTCATTTCAAAAAGCCAACTTCTGA
- the ZNF329 gene encoding zinc finger protein 329 isoform X1, giving the protein MTAQNVPEEQTSCGMEMEGFTREASHFPVFCDDWDYKNQEGHLKQSVLIQENPGTCEVICDYPGFGEHFNVCSDRVPSPRISIAKGFHICDSDVKSMDCEPIFNACQKSYASKKTGGRNVCGKAFIHSMEMIQFARNETRERPCKYPDKSFNHFAPVGEQDVVKIGKELYESKDLANIFPLSSPLNENGKSHPGDKVYNCSECGKCFKRNSSLVLHHRTHTGEKPYSCNECGKSFSKNYNLIVHQRIHTGEKPYKCSKCGKAFSDGSALTQHQRIHTGEKPYECLECGKTFNRNSSLILHQRTHTGEKPYRCNECGKPFTDISHLTVHLRIHTGERPYECSRCGKAFRDGSYLTQHERIHTGEKPFECVECGKSFNRNSHLIVHQKIHTGEKPYECKECGKTFIESAYLIRHQRIHTGEKPYGCDQCQKLFRNIAGLIRHQRTHTGEKPYECNQCGKAFRDSSCLTKHQRIHTKETPYHCPECGKSFKQNSHLVVHQRLHNREGPSQCPQCGKTFRRISSLIRHKKKHPGDHPMET; this is encoded by the coding sequence ATGACAGCTCAAAATGTTCCTGAGGAACAGACATCATGTGGCATGGAAATGGAAGGATTTACCAGGGAGGCTTCCCATTTCCCTGTGTTTTGTGACGATTGGGATTACAAAAACCAGGAAGGGCATTTGAAGCAATCAGTCTTAATTCAGGAGAACCCAGGGACTTGTGAAGTAATTTGTGATTATCCTGGATTTGGGGAACATTTTAATGTATGTTCAGACCGTGTGCCATCTCCAAGAATTTCTATAGCAAAAGGCTTTCATATATGTGACTCAGATGTTAAAAGTATGGATTGTGAACCAATCTTTAAtgcttgtcagaaaagttatgcatCTAAGAAAACTGGTGGCAGGAATGTCTGTGGGAAAGCCTTCATCCATTCTATGGAAATGATTCAGTTTGCAAGAAATGAAACAAGAGAGAGACCTTGTAAGTACCCTGATAAGTCTTTCAACCATTTTGCCCCCGTTGGCGAACAAGATGTCGTAAAAATTGGTAAGGAACTTTATGAAAGCAAAGACTTGGCAAATATCTTTCCCCTGAGTTCACCTCTTAATGAAAATGGCAAGAGTCACCCAGGAGATAAAGTGTATAATTGCAGTGAATGTGGTAAGTGCTTCAAACGGAATTCTTCTCTTGTTCTACACCACCGTactcacactggagagaaaccaTATTCCTGTAATGAATGTGGTAAGTCTTTCTCTAAGAACTACAATCTAATTGTGCATCAAAGAATTCATACAGGAGAAAAGCCCTATAAGTGCAGTAAGTGTGGAAAAGCCTTTAGTGATGGGTCAGCTCTGACACAACATCAGAGGATTCACACAggggagaaaccctatgaatgtctAGAATGTGGAAAAACCTTTAACCGAAACTCATCCCTGATTTTGCATCAAAGGACTCATACAGGGGAAAAACCATATAGATGCAATGAATGTGGGAAGCCTTTCACTGACATCTCCCACCTCACCGTGCATCTCAGAATCCACACGGGAGAGAGACCTTATGAGTGTAGCAGGTGTGGAAAGGCTTTCCGAGATGGCTCCTACCTCACACAGCACGAGAGGATTCACACTGGAGAAAAACCTTTTGAATGTGTGGAGTGTGGGAAATCCTTTAACCGTAACTCTCATCTCATCGTCCATCAAAAAATCCACACTGGAGAGAAGCCATATGAGTGCAAAGAATGCGGGAAGACTTTCATCGAGAGTGCTTACCTCATCAGGCACCAGAGAATCCACACCGGCGAGAAGCCCTATGGCTGTGACCAGTGTCAGAAGCTCTTCAGGAACATTGCTGGCCTCATCAGGCACCAGAGGACTCACACTGGTGAGAAGCCCTATGAGTGTAACCAGTGTGGCAAAGCTTTTAGGGACAGCTCCTGTCTGACCAAGCATCAGAGAATTCACACCAAGGAGACTCCCTACCACTGTCCAGAATGTGGTAAGTCCTTCAAGCAGAACTCTCACCTGGTGGTGCACCAGAGACTTCATAACAGGGAGGGTCCCAGTCAGTGTCCTCAGTGTGGCAAAACATTCAGGAGAATTTCTTCCCTCATCCGACATAAAAAGAAACACCCTGGTGACCATCCCATGGAAACATAA